A region from the Kribbella shirazensis genome encodes:
- a CDS encoding 50S ribosomal protein L25/general stress protein Ctc produces MAEVKIQAESRTEFGKGAARRIRRDNKVPAVLYGHGSDPVHITLPGHDTMLALKTANALLLIEVEGGESHLALPKQVQRDPIKGFIEHVDLVIVKRGEKVQVDIAVHLEGEAVSDALVVLEHPSILVEAEATHIPDGVTVSVEGLEVGAQLHASDIQLPSGTTLAIEPDTLIVNVTAQPTAEQVEGELAEAEAEAGIEKDEPTAAEEPVAAAAE; encoded by the coding sequence GTGGCCGAGGTCAAGATCCAAGCCGAATCACGCACGGAGTTCGGCAAGGGGGCTGCCCGCCGAATCCGCCGGGACAACAAGGTTCCCGCCGTCCTCTACGGCCACGGCAGTGACCCGGTGCACATCACGCTGCCCGGTCACGACACCATGCTGGCCCTGAAGACCGCCAACGCCCTGCTGCTGATCGAGGTCGAGGGCGGCGAGTCCCACCTGGCGCTGCCGAAGCAGGTCCAGCGCGACCCGATCAAGGGCTTCATCGAGCACGTCGACCTGGTCATCGTCAAGCGCGGCGAGAAGGTCCAGGTGGACATCGCCGTACACCTCGAGGGCGAGGCCGTCAGCGACGCCCTGGTCGTGCTGGAGCACCCGAGCATCCTGGTCGAGGCCGAGGCGACCCACATTCCGGACGGCGTCACCGTGTCCGTCGAGGGTCTCGAGGTCGGCGCGCAGCTGCACGCCTCCGACATCCAGCTGCCGAGCGGTACGACGCTGGCCATCGAGCCGGACACCCTGATCGTGAACGTCACCGCCCAGCCGACCGCCGAGCAGGTCGAGGGCGAGCTCGCCGAGGCCGAGGCCGAAGCCGGCATCGAGAAGGACGAGCCGACCGCGGCCGAGGAGCCGGTGGCCGCCGCGGCCGAGTAG
- the pth gene encoding aminoacyl-tRNA hydrolase yields MADDVWLVVGLGNPGPSYARTRHNIGHLVADELAARTGARWKQSKQVKAEVIETRISGLRTVLAKPRSYMNESGGPVSGLLKFFKLDPANLVVLHDELDIDFGVLRCKFGGGDNGHNGLKSLRKSLGTGEYYRVRFGVGRPPGRQAPADFVLNEFSSTERKDLPFAVDRTADAVESLLTDGLEATQGKYNS; encoded by the coding sequence GTGGCGGACGACGTGTGGTTGGTCGTCGGACTGGGGAATCCCGGCCCTTCGTATGCGCGCACCCGGCACAACATCGGCCACCTGGTGGCCGACGAGCTGGCCGCCCGGACCGGTGCGCGGTGGAAGCAGAGCAAGCAGGTCAAGGCCGAGGTGATCGAGACCCGGATCAGCGGCCTGCGGACCGTGCTCGCGAAGCCCCGTTCGTACATGAACGAGTCCGGCGGGCCGGTGTCCGGGCTGCTGAAGTTCTTCAAGCTCGACCCGGCCAACCTGGTCGTCCTGCACGACGAGCTGGACATCGACTTCGGCGTCCTGCGCTGCAAGTTCGGCGGTGGCGACAACGGCCACAACGGGCTGAAATCGCTGCGGAAATCGCTTGGCACCGGTGAGTACTATCGAGTCCGGTTCGGTGTGGGTCGTCCGCCGGGCCGGCAGGCTCCCGCCGACTTCGTCCTGAACGAGTTCTCCTCGACCGAACGCAAGGACCTTCCGTTCGCCGTGGACAGGACCGCCGACGCCGTCGAGTCCCTGCTCACCGACGGCCTGGAAGCCACCCAAGGGAAGTACAACTCGTGA
- the mfd gene encoding transcription-repair coupling factor, with product MKLSGLVDTLITDPVVAEAVRDARADGVTTLDLSAPTPVRPVLLAAIAAAQNGADRPVLAVTATFREAEELTEALQCLVEEPGTVAYYPAWETLPHERLSPRSDTVGRRLAVLRRLVHPDPSDETTGPIRILVAPVRSVLQPQVAGLADLRPVQLHVGDTAELEDVVERLAGAAYHRVDLVERRGEFAVRGGIIDVFPPTEEHPLRVDFFGDDVEEIRYFAVADQRSLEIAEHGLWAPPCRELLLTDEVRSRAAVLAKEHPELAELFEKLAEGHAVEGMESLAPVLVDEMELLVDLMPAGTHVVVSDPERVRARAHDLVATSQEFLEASWAAAAGGGEAPIDLGAAAYMSLGDVRSQALGRGLAWWSLSPFAAAPTDEAAELRDSMGARVAFDIDTEAGAVTSKILAVREVDPYRGETGAAAEDIRGWLRDGWRVVCVTEGHGPAQRLAEVFSEAELPARAVDGIEEIPEPGVVLISQGQLDHGFVAEGIKFAVLTENDLAGQRSAAERRSQQRMPSRRKKTIDPLELQPGDFVVHEQHGVGRYVEMMQRTVGSGSQKATREYVVIEFAPSKRGQPGDRLYVPTDQLDQVTRYVGGEQPTLDKMGGGDWAKRKGRARKAVRQIAGELIKLYAARQATKGHAFAKDTPWQRELEDAFPFVETPDQLATIDDVKHDMERITPMDRIVCGDVGYGKTEIAVRAAFKAVQDGKQVAVLVPTTLLVQQHYATFAERYAAFPVNVAALSRFQTDKEAKAALDGLADGSVDVVIGTHRLLSGEVQFKDLGLVIVDEEQRFGVEHKEQLKRLRTAVDVLTMSATPIPRTLEMSITGIREMSTIATPPEERHPVLTFVGAYDEHQVTAAIRRELLREGQVFVVHNRVNTIEKAAARIRQLVPEARVSVAHGQMPEHHLEQVIQGFWEKQSDVIVCTTIVESGIDISNANTMIVERSDLLGLSQLHQLRGRVGRGRERAYAYFFFPPEKPLTETAHDRLATIAQHADLGGGMAVAMKDLEIRGAGNLLGGEQSGHIADVGFDLYVRLVGEAVAEYRGDTQAEEPEVKIELPVDAHLPHDYVPSQRLRLEMYQRLAAVRDDEGIAELVEELHDRYGDIPQPVLNLIEVAKFRNHARRAGLHDVTLQGAMIRFGPVELPDSKVLRLNRLYPKSLVKPQLHTILVPRPATRLVGGQPLRDQELLQWCTRLIDDVIAEPIVVPA from the coding sequence GTGAAGCTGAGCGGTCTGGTCGACACCCTGATCACCGATCCGGTGGTGGCCGAGGCCGTTCGTGACGCCCGCGCCGACGGCGTCACGACCCTCGACCTGAGCGCGCCGACGCCGGTGCGCCCGGTCCTGCTCGCCGCGATCGCCGCGGCCCAGAACGGCGCCGACCGCCCGGTGCTCGCCGTCACCGCCACCTTCCGCGAGGCCGAGGAGCTCACCGAAGCCCTGCAGTGCCTCGTCGAGGAGCCCGGCACCGTCGCCTATTACCCGGCCTGGGAGACGCTCCCGCACGAGCGGCTGTCGCCCCGCTCGGACACGGTCGGCCGGCGGCTCGCCGTACTGCGGCGTCTCGTGCACCCGGATCCGTCCGACGAGACCACCGGACCGATCCGGATCCTGGTCGCGCCCGTGCGGTCCGTCCTGCAGCCGCAGGTCGCCGGCCTCGCCGACCTCCGCCCGGTGCAGTTGCACGTCGGCGACACCGCCGAGCTCGAGGACGTCGTCGAGCGGCTCGCCGGGGCGGCGTACCACCGGGTCGACCTGGTCGAGCGGCGCGGTGAGTTCGCGGTCCGCGGCGGCATCATCGACGTGTTCCCGCCGACCGAGGAGCACCCGCTGCGGGTCGACTTCTTCGGCGACGACGTCGAGGAGATCCGGTACTTCGCGGTCGCCGACCAGCGCTCGCTCGAGATCGCCGAGCACGGGCTGTGGGCGCCGCCGTGCCGCGAGCTGCTGCTGACCGACGAGGTCCGTTCGCGGGCCGCCGTACTGGCGAAGGAACACCCCGAGCTGGCCGAGCTGTTCGAGAAGCTCGCCGAAGGACATGCCGTCGAGGGCATGGAGTCGCTGGCTCCGGTGCTGGTCGACGAGATGGAGCTGCTGGTCGACCTGATGCCGGCCGGGACGCACGTCGTCGTCAGCGATCCCGAGCGCGTTCGGGCCCGGGCGCACGACCTGGTCGCGACCAGCCAGGAGTTCCTGGAGGCGTCGTGGGCCGCGGCGGCCGGTGGCGGCGAGGCGCCGATCGACCTGGGCGCGGCGGCGTACATGTCGCTCGGCGACGTCCGGTCGCAGGCGCTGGGCCGTGGGCTGGCGTGGTGGAGCCTGTCGCCGTTCGCGGCCGCGCCGACCGACGAGGCCGCCGAGCTCAGGGACTCGATGGGCGCCCGGGTCGCGTTCGACATCGACACCGAGGCCGGTGCGGTCACCAGCAAGATCCTCGCGGTCCGCGAGGTCGACCCGTACCGCGGCGAGACCGGGGCGGCCGCCGAGGACATCCGCGGCTGGCTGCGGGACGGCTGGCGGGTCGTCTGCGTCACCGAAGGCCACGGTCCGGCGCAGCGGCTGGCCGAGGTGTTCTCCGAGGCGGAGCTGCCGGCCCGGGCGGTCGACGGTATCGAGGAGATCCCCGAGCCGGGCGTCGTGCTGATCTCGCAGGGCCAGCTCGACCACGGCTTCGTTGCCGAGGGCATCAAGTTCGCCGTACTCACCGAGAACGACCTCGCCGGTCAGCGCTCGGCGGCCGAACGCCGTTCCCAGCAACGGATGCCGTCGCGCCGCAAGAAGACGATCGACCCGCTGGAACTGCAGCCCGGCGACTTCGTCGTGCACGAGCAGCACGGCGTCGGCCGGTACGTCGAGATGATGCAGCGGACGGTTGGCAGTGGCTCCCAGAAGGCCACCCGTGAGTACGTCGTCATCGAGTTCGCGCCGAGCAAACGCGGCCAGCCCGGCGACCGGTTGTACGTGCCGACCGACCAGCTCGACCAGGTCACCCGGTACGTCGGCGGTGAGCAGCCGACCCTGGACAAGATGGGCGGCGGCGACTGGGCCAAGCGCAAGGGCCGCGCGCGCAAGGCGGTCCGGCAGATCGCGGGCGAGCTGATCAAGCTGTACGCCGCGCGCCAGGCGACCAAGGGGCACGCATTCGCGAAGGACACCCCGTGGCAGCGGGAACTGGAGGACGCGTTCCCGTTCGTGGAGACGCCCGACCAACTCGCCACCATCGACGACGTGAAGCACGACATGGAACGCATCACGCCGATGGACCGGATCGTCTGCGGTGACGTCGGCTACGGCAAGACCGAGATCGCCGTCCGGGCCGCGTTCAAGGCGGTGCAGGACGGCAAGCAGGTCGCCGTACTGGTGCCGACGACGCTGCTCGTGCAGCAGCACTACGCGACCTTCGCCGAGCGGTACGCCGCCTTCCCGGTGAACGTGGCGGCGTTGTCGCGGTTCCAGACCGACAAGGAGGCCAAGGCCGCGCTCGACGGGCTGGCCGACGGTTCGGTCGACGTCGTGATCGGTACCCACCGGCTGCTGTCGGGTGAGGTGCAGTTCAAGGACCTCGGGCTGGTGATCGTCGACGAGGAGCAGCGGTTCGGCGTCGAGCACAAGGAACAGCTGAAGCGGCTGCGGACCGCGGTCGACGTACTGACGATGTCCGCGACGCCGATCCCGCGGACGCTGGAGATGTCGATCACCGGTATCCGCGAGATGTCCACGATCGCCACCCCGCCCGAGGAGCGGCATCCGGTGCTGACCTTCGTCGGCGCGTACGACGAGCACCAGGTGACCGCCGCGATCCGGCGCGAACTGCTCCGCGAAGGCCAGGTCTTCGTCGTCCACAACCGGGTGAACACGATCGAGAAGGCGGCCGCGCGGATCCGGCAGCTGGTGCCCGAGGCGCGGGTGTCGGTCGCGCACGGCCAGATGCCGGAGCACCACCTCGAGCAGGTCATCCAGGGCTTCTGGGAGAAGCAGTCCGACGTCATCGTGTGTACGACGATCGTCGAGTCCGGGATCGACATCTCGAACGCGAACACGATGATCGTGGAGCGATCCGACCTGCTCGGCCTGTCCCAGCTGCACCAGCTCCGAGGCCGCGTCGGCCGGGGCCGGGAGCGGGCGTACGCGTACTTCTTCTTCCCGCCGGAGAAGCCGCTCACCGAGACCGCGCACGACCGGCTGGCGACGATCGCGCAGCACGCCGACCTCGGCGGCGGTATGGCGGTCGCGATGAAGGACCTGGAGATCCGCGGCGCCGGCAACCTGCTCGGCGGCGAGCAGTCCGGGCACATCGCGGACGTCGGTTTCGACCTGTACGTCCGGCTCGTCGGCGAGGCGGTCGCGGAGTACCGCGGCGACACCCAGGCCGAGGAGCCCGAGGTCAAGATCGAGCTGCCGGTCGACGCGCACCTGCCGCACGACTACGTCCCGTCGCAGCGGCTGCGGCTGGAGATGTACCAGCGGCTGGCCGCGGTCCGCGACGACGAGGGCATCGCCGAGCTGGTCGAGGAGTTGCACGACCGGTACGGCGACATCCCGCAGCCGGTGCTGAACCTGATCGAGGTGGCGAAGTTCCGCAACCACGCCCGCCGGGCGGGGCTGCACGACGTCACGCTGCAGGGCGCGATGATCCGGTTCGGGCCGGTCGAGCTGCCCGATTCGAAGGTGCTGCGGCTGAACAGGCTGTACCCGAAGAGTCTGGTGAAGCCGCAACTGCATACCATTCTGGTGCCGCGACCTGCCACAAGGCTGGTCGGCGGCCAGCCGCTCCGCGACCAGGAGCTGCTGCAATGGTGCACCCGGTTGATCGACGACGTGATCGCTGAACCTAT